The genomic DNA AGTCGGAGAACGAAAGGGGATGGAGCGAAAAGAAGCGGCCGGTTCGGGTTCGAGAAACCGACGGATGGGAGAGGCCGTCGAAAAatctgtaattataataattacagcCGAGCGACcaacaattataaatcatcATTGAACTAGGCAACGAAACgccgataaaatatatatcgtacgAAAgttgggggggagggggacagTCGTTAAGATCGGGTCGCGGTATCCTTATCGTGCACGCGTATCCGTCTCCATGTCCGTTCGGCCGCCTAccattcaattgaaaaatatactcgTTTCGTTCCACTCGATATTTCCATCGACATTCGACATTCGATGTACGCATCAGCTCGAGCATCGGTTCGTTTGTTTCGTTTCATCCGTTTCGATGAACGGatccaaaaaaatatacggaacgaagaaaaaagaaaaaagttgtaACTAAATTACCGCAACGtaacgtaaatatatatatatatatatatatatatatatatatatatatatatatatatacatacaccaAATACAAATGTGACTGGGGAAGAAAGTTTCGTTGCAAAACGGAAGAAAGAGATTCGTTGGATAAAACCGCAAAAAAGTCGCGTAACAATTTTGCTATCTTGTACAAACGAGCATTTAACGATATACCGTATATTTTCGATGATTATTTCGCGAAGCTTAAAACGATCATTCTTCAAAAAGATCATCAAATAAAGTGTTCCGAGTTTGCGTTCGTGATTCGCGAGCGCGTAATCTCTTATGCGGTTTGACTCAAATTTCAGAAACGTGCGACACCTCGAATCGATTGACTTGCACGATGAACGAATGGATATCGTTTCTTCGCTTTTTTGTGACCCCGCGTTACATGAAGAAGGAAGGCGGGTCCAATCGGATTGGCAGAGGAATACTTATACACACCATACAAACTCGATGTCGAGAGCAACTTGTTCTCTTGTCTTACATCGCTTCGGGGGAAGAGCATCGCAAGAGccgttacaaaaaaaaaaagaaaaaacgctCGTAACCAGGTTTTCCCGCGCGAACGGAACTCGTCTCCACGGCACGCGTATACACGACGAGCAATGGGCAACGAGCAACGCGATTTTCGAGCGGAGGCCACCGACTCCGCTTCTCGATATTCCAATCTCTTTCTCATTCATCTCTTCTTACTTTACGTCCGCGATTATTCCTCGATTGGTTCGCACAGTGGCAAACAGTGTAGTACGCGCATCGAATGCGAATCAACGCGTTCCGATTTATTTCGTCTCCGCATCGTCCGACACTCGACCACGACATTGAAATCATCGAATCAACGCGTCGATCACGTTCGCACCAACATCGAGCAACGCAAAGATCGAACGAGGAATCCGTCCGTTCATcgaatatgtatattgtataccGTATACTCGAGAATATTTTCCACGATATAGTATAAGACGCGGTACTGCTAATTGGCAGAGGTATGGCGCGATGGAGAAAACGTTTGGAACGGCGGTACCAATTACGAGTTTCCCAGCGTAACGTGGATACGTGGCTTGCGGCGCGACCGGTCCCAGGCGCCGCTGCCCTTTCGGCCGACTCACGCGCATTTACCGGAAACCTTTTTACAACATGGACACGGTTTTACGCGAAACATCGAACCGGCTCGTTGCAAGAAGATCGAAACACGCGAATCCGGGAGAAGATTCGTTCGCGCTATTAATTCGCCTCGTATCTCGCATCGATCGTCCTCGACGATGACGGATCAATTAGAAGAGGCTTCATCTGTCGAATATCGACGCGAACGTCAATCTCTCGAGACGTTACTCGGGAAAGAGAGATTACGCAACGCGATGCGACACATGCGGTAAACGAACGACGGATGGTTCGAAGATAATTGGCAAGTTCTCTTACCTTGAGAAAACAGCGTCCAACAGGCATATCCTCCGGTACGGTCGCGTTGTACAGCGGTTTCTCGAAGATGGGCTCGTTGTCGTTGAGATCGTGCACCGTAACACGCACTGTCGCGCTACTACTCAAAGGAGGGCGACCCGAGTCTGTCGCGATCACGACTAAAATCGGGGCGGGGTCGGCCTCGCAGTCCACGTGAGTTTGGGTCGATATCAGGCCGGATGTTTCGTCGATGGTGAACCACGTGGAATTTAAAAGGGAATACTTGATAGCCGAGTTGGCACCTTCGTCGAGATCCGTCGCGGTCACCTTCAAAACCGGTGTACCAGGCTCGGAGGCTTCCAACAAGTGAGCTTCGTATCTGTCTCGAGCGAATTTCGGGGCATTATCGTTCACATCGGTGACGATCAGACGAAAGGTTCGAACGGCTCTCAAAGGTGGCGTACCGGCGTCTGTCGCCTCCACCGAGAGATCGTAGACGGGCTTTTCCTCGCGATCGAGCGGCCTCTCCACCACCACCAAGTATATTATGTTGTCCCTTGTAGCCAAGCCAAAATGTCCTTCGCCGCCGGACAAAGTGACGGTAGCGTTCGAATACTCGGTCCTCGAGTCCGGATCGCTTACAGATATCCTAGCGACGAATTCCCCCGGTTGAGCGCTCTCGCTTATCTTGGGGGTCGCGTCGTCCGAGAGGAAAATAACGGTGATCGCGGGTTGATTGTCGTTCACATCGGTTACGCGGACCGAGAGGAACGCACTCGCCTCCAGAGGTTGGGCACCACGATCCCGCGCAACGATCACCAACTCGTGCCTCTCCTTCGACTCGAAGTCCAACGCCTTGTTCACGTACACCATTCCCGTTTCCGGATCGATGCGAAACATCTCCTCGCGATCCGATTGCCGCCGATTGATCGAGTATTCTATGCGCCCGTTCTCACCTGCATCACTGTCCGTCGCGTTCACTGCGAGTACAGGCGTCCCGACGGTCGCATTCTCCGGTACGCTCGCCACGTATCTAGTTTGATTGAAGATCGGTGGATTGTCGTTCACATCTTGTACCGTCACATTCACGTGGAGCCTGGACCGAAGCGGCGGAGCACCACCGTCCAACGCCTCTATCACCAGATGATAACGAGACCGAGCCTCACGATCGAGCGAGCCGGAATTCTGCAGATCCAGGTAAAGGACACCGTCGCGGCCACGATGCTGGGACAATCTGAACGCGTCCTCGTGATTCCCGGACACGATCTCGTAACGTTGAGTCGAATATTGGCCGAGATCGGGATCCTTGGCCGGTGGCAAAGCTCGTTTCGCGTCCCGAGGAGAATTCTCCGGAAACTCGACGTCCACGTGATCCACAGGAAACGTTGGCGCGTTATCGTTCTCGTCGAGAACCTTCACCACCACTTGAATGTTCTGCGGCAACGCTACCAAACTGTAGGATGGCCTCGTTTCCCGATCCAACGCCACTTTTGTCCTTATCTCGCCTGTCGCGTGATCCACTATCAAGTCCGAATCGACCGCGGATCCAGAAACCGACACGATCAAGTACGGCGGACTGTCGGCGTCGATGAAACCCACCCTGGTACCCGGTCGGGCATTCTCCGAGACCTCCAAGTATCTTACGAGCTCGGAACGCGTGCCCGGGGCGAGAGTCGCTCCCAGGACGAGGAACAGTAGCAGGTGCCGCATCCTGGGGGCCTCCACAACCACCTCCACCTCCACCTCCGCCCTCCTTCGCTATTATCTCGATTCTCTTTCCATTCCTGAACGATCGATCGTGAGATGACGCCTCCGAATCTTCTTCATACGGCCACGAAAAGCCTactactttctctctctctctctttctctctttctctctctatccgtCTGTCTCAGTTTGTCTTTCCGTCTTTTCGTcttttaatcgagaaaatcCGAACGCAAGTTTCGTCCGTTTCGtcgatattttagaaaaattcaccGGCTAAAAAGAACGCTTATACACTATCAATCGACACATTGATCACCCACTACCTAACAGTATCACCACCAACCACAATCACGATTCTATCCAGCTCGTTCCTCTCGTAAACACTTCCACCATTCCTTTCTAGGAATTACGTTCGACTGTGCGTTCGCGCCTATCCTTCCGTGTATAACCTGCCTGCCGATCCTTTCGACCAACGAACCAACGTCTCTGAAGGTGACTGTGCTAGATTATAAACATGCCGTTTGCCAGGACTCGCTATGCCTCGTGGAAATTCCTTCGGTAGATGCGAGCTTATCCGACCCCGTTCcaccttcttctcctctccttttctcttcttcaaaTCActtattcctttcctttcctcgtttCCTCTTCTGCggttctccttctccttctccttcttcttcttcctcctttcgttCTAACACCGCGTACGTGCTCTCTCGTCCTCTTTCTTACTTTCTCTCCCTAgatctatctctttctctctaacaACCCGTAGTATCCGCGTTGTCCTCACCTCTTCTAGAATATCTTCGCCTCGAGATATCGTACATTCCTCGCGTTAGATTCACGTCCGATAACTCGACGATCAACACGATCGGTCGCGAACTCGCCACGATCGCTTCGCGTCTGGAACGCCCTTCATCTCTTGGCTTCCGTCGGATctgattcaaaaattcattctaGACGTTCACGATTTTCTCCGCTAACCGATCTCTATacctttaatttcataatacctttaatttcttcttcttttctcattttcatcGGCCACCATTAACCGCTTTGCAtacaaattttcgttttcttgAATCTCGTATTCgaaaaatgatcgatcgatcgatcgatcgatcgttcgttcGCTCTTTCCTCCTTTGGATGTTGTTAACGGACAAATGAGACGAATCGAAATGTACGTTGATcgcccttcttctttctttttttttttttgccgtgAATTTACTTCTCACCTCGATTCGCGGCTGTATTTGTATCTAAACAGCATCAGCCGGTCTTTCCCCAAAAACTGTCACGCGCGATACACTGCCTACACGACGGCCAACAACCAACGCGATCCACGAACGATGAACACGATGCGAATCACTTTAcaagaaaaagatatcaaaACCACGTTTGATACGACTTTTCCACGTCGCGTATCATAGAACGTTTAACTccaatcctctctctctctaggtTGAGTCTCCTTTCGCTTCGATACCTCTTTCTCGGTTcctctatatattatacaagttCGATCTGAGATCTCGCGCACacgcgatcgatcgaacgaaatgtAGCGAATCGCGAGGATTTTAGATGTTCGATCTTGTGGTTTAACAACGAGCCTCGATGAACAACGGTTGATGAAAATGGAAACACTGCGTGAGAGATGTTGGCGTTGTTGGGTCCAGCGTCCGTTCCGCGCGGCTTCGAGGTTAGGCATGCACTGACATGGCGGCACCTGCAAGGCCTACCCTTCCCCTGACACGATCGACTCGGCTGGCTCGGTCAGGGGAACCCGGCTGGACCCAAACGGCGGCCATCTTGGAGAGGGGAGCGGTAGTACAGCGTACCTCGATATACCGGAGCCTCGGCATTCAGCTCGCTTCGCAGCATCGAGCAGCTAGACTAACTATACCAAACTCTGCCTGCCTGCTTGTCTGCTTACTTGCTCGCTTGCCCGTTTGCTCGTCTGCCCGCTTGCTTAtgtctttccctctctctctctctctctctctctctctgtatctttctctctcacccACTTTCTTCTTACTCTTTCTTCTCTGTTTCGAACTCTGTTCCCCTTCACCGttgattctttctctttctctcgcctcacagatttctcgtttctttcctcGTCTAGCTCGTTCACCACCTTCCAACCTACCTGAGAGTTCGGTATGCGAAGAACCGACTTACCATCGACGCTCATTCCGCGCTCAGCCCTACGAGCCTCTTCTACGCCTGTGCCAAAGGTCCTGGAATTTCGTGACGTGACGAGAGAGATTCCGGATAGTTTGCATGCTGAGTACGAACTTTCGCGTTTTTTTTCAGTGAAATCGTTGAAATTCGACGAACGAGCGAACGCTTCTTTTGATAGAAGCGCGCgctcttccttttctcgttACGAATTGCGTATTTACGCGACATAGATCTTGTCCAACTATGTCGCACTGTTTCAATCTCCGTTTAGAGAGTACGAAATTTGCATCTTAAGCGGAAAGTGGGAAGCGGTGCATTAATTTTGATCATCTGTTAACACGTCTTTTGAAAGGGCAAAAGATCGATGTTGATTTCACGAGATACTTGGATACGACGATATTAAACTCTCGCGTTTTCCGAGATAATCGCGTGcttcgataatatatttcgcAGCATTTCGTGCATAGATCACCGATAGTTTACACTCGGCACGCAGCTAGACCATAAGTGATAAATTCTCGCGTTAATAATTCCACGGTGCATCACAGATGACTCATGATGCGCGAGTGGTGTGACCGAGAATCTAAAAGCACGgccttctctctcctcctttcctccctctctcccccctcccctcaacCCTTCTAAAGAACGaacaaataaacaaagttCCTATACAGGCACGCGCTGGAATTTCATATGCGCCAAGAATTCAGATTAGCGCGCAATTATACGCAGTTTCGATATCTCGCGCGCTAACGCTCttacttttttatcttatgtAAACGACGACAGGATCGCGAAACAGCTCTAAGCTCTGTTTAAACGCGTCCAATCCATTGAAAACTGGACTATCTGTTCTCCGTCTAAGAAGTGGGAAGCGCGAAAGCGATCGACGGAAATGTCAACGTTCCCGTGCGAAATCCCGAGCTGGAACGAAAGGAAGATCCATCGGGTTCTGTCGACTCGCGCGACGCGTCCCGAGGGTCGAGGACCTTGCTTGGCTCCTCTACCTGACTCTACGAGTAGGCAGATAAATCCGCCGCCTACTACTACTCGCTACGGACAATGCGCTCGAGATGGTGCATCATCGTCCGTATTGTTTGCTCAACCATCGGCCACACGGCCCGATCTCTCGCAGGTGCTGGATGCGGGAAAGAGATCCGCTACAAACGCGTAACGCGAACAACAACCTTTCTTCCATcatcgaatttcaatttcgttcacataatacatattagaacggaaattaatttaatgtctTTGAATCCCGTCTACATTCTATTACGCATATTTCCGTAATACATATGATTTGTGAAAAATCAAACGATGgacgatcaaaatttttttatcttgttcttttttccttcttcttcttcttcttcttcttcttttccgtCATCTTCCTTTCCCCTTCGTTTCCCCTTTCTATCTTCTTCATCGTTGTcgcgatcctttttttttatttttttccgtttTCTTTATAggcgatattttttcttaatctttttattcgcCCCGCAATTATCCTCCTCCTAATTCTCCTCGACTTTGcgattcttccttccttcttcttctatccctctctctcgttagatcgatatttttttcttcttcattccgaagaagaaagaaagaaagagaaaaagtgcCATTGTCACCGTTCAGACGCCTTCCCATTAAAGAACGTCAGGGATTTCTACGAAATCTTTCCGCTGTACGCCAATTTCGGCGTGGTATAGTGGCACGGTGGCATGGCCGTTAGGGGAAAATTACAGAGTTCGGAaataaagggagaaagaagaagaagatagagaagaaatggaaagaacCAAAGTGATCTGCGGATACGAGAAAAGAGCACGCAGCGATAATCCGAGGCCGAAGAGTGGAAAGGACCGACAAAGCTCTCGTCATTAAACGAAATGATTACCGGTCGCGAGGGCCACCTACACCCCAACTTGCTTTCAAGGACATAGGTCGTTCAAAGATGAAAGATTACCAACTTTtctgaaagaaagaagttaAGGGAGAATTTCAACTTCCGCCATCTTTATCCTCTTTAATCATCTTCCTTCCTTACCCTCTTTTCGTTGTTTCTATCAcgaatttatccttttttttcgcgaCGACACAACGATTGCTTTCATCGGCTAAAAACAAGGACCGAtgttcgtgaaaaaaaaaagaaaagaaaagaaaggaaaggaaaagaaaattcacaaaaagaaggagaagtaGACAAAGGAGAAGTAACTATGTTTCTTAGCTAAGGTGAGGTGCAACGATGGTACTAAGCGGACCGAGTACGATCGAGTTACCAGTTTCGAATGTCCGCAGTAGTCGTGTGTGAGTGGATCTAAAGTTTCGCGCTCGGATTTCGTAAAAAACGTGATTTCGAAACGGGCAATAGAAAACTCAATAGATAGACAACTTTGTGGGACGAAAGATCAGAATCTTCGATCTTTCTGATcttcttctatatattctttgcTTCgtctcttttctattttcagaTTGGTGAcggtatatacatatgtacatgtaCGGTTCACTTCGTACGGCAAACTATactatataatgttaaataagaGAGTGGAAAAAAAGGATGGACCGGGAAGACGAAGCAAAAGGAAGAAACCGAGGTAAGAGATTTCGTCGAGGCGTAGTAGAGGGGCACTGAAAATTGGAAACTGGTGGGGGTGATGGAGACCAGCCGCATAATGACAGGGTGCCTCACGCCAAGGCCCCGCTAACGAACCGGCCCACGAGACCCAAAAGGGTCCAGGCTAGGAGACGACACTGTATTATTTTACCATTTCGGGGGTCGGGGGCATCATCAGAAATCATCGCCGAATCCATATAATCAGTAGACGGTTACGTGCAGCTATGATTTTAAAAGCAGAAGGAAGGGGACCGAGAGGGGTAAAAAGGACTAAGGGAGAGAGGATGAGACCTAATAAGGCGAACGGTGGTAGGTACTTTCGATATCTTCGTCCTCGTCCCCGTCCTCACCCTCGCCCTCGCCCTCATCCtcgtcatcgtcatcgtcgtcgtcgtcgtcgtcatcgtcgtcatACTCATCCCCAACCTCATCTTCGTCATCATCATCGCCTCGTCTCTCGAAGATCTTTCGAACTTCTGAGTTCTTGATACCAACTTATAGTACTCGTTGCGGCCACTAATGACACAGACCCGATAAAAAGTAAACCCCTTCTacctttctctcccctcccctccatctCCTGCTCTTCCTCCTCCGCTATCTTGACGCGTTACACGAAAGGTAGGGCTTAAAACGTTCCAATGAGCTCGCAAATGCTCGGACGAAACGATCCTGGAGCGCGATCAGAGACGAACGTACGAAATTacatcgcaaaaaaaaaaaaaaaaataaataaatgtatacacTTAGTTACATTACGCGGAAATGAAGAAGAATCAGAAAGTCGATAAAAACTCGTCAAATACTCTGCCCGTTTATTCTTCTCTCATGTTCCGcggatctatttattttaaagatctaGAACGGAATAGAATAATCCgctaatttttatgaaatattaaatgataaacaaaaaagaaaaatgttcgttttaattaataatgttcggcatggaaataaaattaatatttattacatgaaaTATTAGTTATTGCAGTTGCGGAAAACTCTCATGAGAAGATCAAGATTAAGGCAAAATACGAAAAAGCGATACGATACACATATACGATCACACGGTGAAAGTTGATTGATAAAGATCTAAATGAATGTTGTTGGTGGATATGAAATGCCTCTTGTGCGTACCGAGTCCATTTTGCGTAGGAACGACCGGTTTGTtacaaaaatcgaataaaacatTCACGTGTCGATCGATAACttgaatctttgaaaaaaatatattgaataaaatttacatgttAGTTTCCTTGACCTGTTTTACGTACGGCAAGTGGAGAAAAATGGTAAATGATTCGGTAAATTTATTCTAGTagaattccaaatattttttctaaatatctatcatccttgaaaaaaaaaaaaaggtaataaATCATTCGGAAAACCAAGAacaaaatacaagaaatacaagaacaaaataaaaatattgaaatatatacgtgACACGCGTATATCtctataattagaaaaaacttTATCTAAATCGATAGGATGTTGgaattagttttaaaatttctcggaTCACATCCGCGAATCGATCGTAAGATAACACGATTTTTACACTTCTCTTTGTTTTTATACCGTTTTTCCTCCTCTATCTTTGACACGCGAtcaaaacaattaaaacaaatcaaaTAATCTACCTTgcgatattttatcttttttttttttttcataattttgtcGTACTAcctaattttatcatatttataaacattacaAGAATAACTTGTTTTCTTGTTATCATcatcaaaaatcgaaaaattatcaatgatCATTATGTGCATGCGTCGTTATCATATACATACGATATACATACGATAGAAGGCAGAAGAAAGTTACATAACTagtacgaaatattttaaaagtaaaaagaagtACATAGCGTCATCTCTCGCCAATACGATGTACGAGAAACGATGaatctttcgataatttaGGAAACATATGAATGGCAGAAAAAAGTTccattacatttcttttttttttttttttttttttttataaaatacatatatatgaatatattatatatattatggttTTAAAGGAATAATTGGCCAATACTGAGGTTTCGCTTTATCCCTGTGTCTATCAACCGTAGCTTGAAGCGCAGTTTCCATTGCCAATATTGTGGAACTCGCATCACCATATAACAATTTTGCATTACTATTCCTTGTATGCATCCATGTTGCTCCACcttgaatattcatattctcctcttcctctttcttctttttaatagaaatttctgattctctcaattttttcaattcaaatttatgtCTCATGCTTTGCTCCAAGAAATTCATCATTTCTTCGTTTAcatgaaattcaatatttccacTTTCTTCGCTCGATGTTGTTTCTTCGCATTCTTCTTCTACATTCGTACGCttgtaatcatttttttttttaacattcagAGAATACCGTTGATCCTTTTCACGTATCacagatttcaatttatctcttaatatttgattttcatgCTCCAACGCAATACATCGAGTTTTCCACCAAATTATACTAtgtctaaaaattaatattatttattttttcgaaatatttttttttctttttttcttttttttcgctttcttaaattatattcgataaaattttgaccattctttatactttaataaatatatataaactaaccTTTTTTGCCATTCCTGAGCAGCGGTATAATTTTCCCAAAAGGAATTAGCTTGCATCGTATcggtgattaatttttctttagagataaaaatattacaacgtTCTGAAATAAATCCCAAACGTTTTGCAGACTTAAcctcaaattttatttgttcgcGTTGTTGCTTTTTTAAATgtctccttctttttcgacTTCGTACACGTTGTATACCAACAAATTCCATATCTTATAATCGTTTCGTTCACAAAGTTACGATCGAAGAAATAACATTATCAAcccatttatattatttcacagCAATCACGATCAACGAGACATCTAAATGTACAAGACTACAAGCacaaattaaatctttcattCAATCTATAACCGATACGTTTAGTacgatatgaatattttcgcAGATAAAACGAGAATAGATTTATCAAGCGATCTATCAAGTcattaagtataaaatatttaaatcataaatgaaatacaaaatacgCGTACATAAcatccaataaatttttttgtcttcCATTCTAGGAAGATTTCAAAGTTccatatcaattatatttttttcttaataacaatcgtacaataatttattagaaaagttaaacaattaattctaaaaattgttaaatcattaattattgcatttttactttttttcatgACATACGATGAATATATCGGCTGTTGTTATGCATTCGAGAAATTGAtcgaacaagaaaaaaaatttatttaatcgaattaacaACCATTAACAACCATTCTCCCATACGTAAAAACATattcttagaaaaataaatttaaaatagtaagttatttctaaaattaatacattcaaTGATTTATGATATTGCACATCCCACACGCATGCacgcacacacatatacaaataataaaccgtatatcgtaaaattaataaatcatatataattaaaaa from Apis mellifera strain DH4 linkage group LG4, Amel_HAv3.1, whole genome shotgun sequence includes the following:
- the LOC726086 gene encoding gem-associated protein 8, producing the protein MEFVGIQRVRSRKRRRHLKKQQREQIKFEVKSAKRLGFISERCNIFISKEKLITDTMQANSFWENYTAAQEWQKRHSIIWWKTRCIALEHENQILRDKLKSVIREKDQRYSLNVKKKNDYKRTNVEEECEETTSSEESGNIEFHVNEEMMNFLEQSMRHKFELKKLRESEISIKKKKEEEENMNIQGGATWMHTRNSNAKLLYGDASSTILAMETALQATVDRHRDKAKPQYWPIIPLKP